In Miscanthus floridulus cultivar M001 chromosome 5, ASM1932011v1, whole genome shotgun sequence, one genomic interval encodes:
- the LOC136450313 gene encoding uncharacterized protein isoform X1: MEFGADGARWPQPRGDAAEAPPPPGDRGEIASPRFDSSRALRLLRELDTNVTEDLVVLMPNLLSFLKHDDSAVVKKSIARGTNLFAAVLEEMTLQVNKCGKLETWLEDMWAWMKQFKDAVCGVMHEPGPIATKLLALKFIETWILCCAPQANSDQTQPTEGKNWRFDTSRLSQFHPSLDPAVLEADAHRALLLLLDILRTAYAHRGSFLVGTINSVAAVVKIRPIYYDRVLPVLLDFDPGLETAKGAHSASLRYAVRAAFLGFLRSPHQAMIESKDILVRRLRVLSPGEAMEQNIRQAEKMSRNIERASRAIKDESTSWEMPYGDTNRKKPAARSSDILTTSDGIAKRARFDMSATSNLPVLGSSEYSDMQADNGSSVGHSSDPAILNNDVSPVEKMIEMIGALLAEGERGAESLGILVSTVEADVMADIVIETMKHLPEASFHLATNNGVQQLNFKYSSGLVTQNLPANSDSALFAAKSTPTADGVSISPSDAFVMTSVHDAKRDPRRDPRRLDPRQIVSPSAVNSIQVKMETNSVHQTNNLSNTLYSNSGKAENYSDYSGDLQKNEDEQHSASQPNQTIGNDKLELLDVATEPEPTSEVEAPLDVWIHSSDVDEDMVKSMSSEVISLDESDSMDLEVDPFLPAPEASTPEDTNHDLPVITSQLELSEKGKISINKLAIGRILEDYKKNSLNARFSLLAHLIAQSADDDNIMDLIQGHIIFHSRDQKGYELAMHVLYQLQSISVANSPESTSTSKHYEKFFISLARSLIDSLPASDKSFSKLLCDAPYLPESSFRLLEDLCMSEDNSQQLKDGDGDRVNQGLGTVWSLILGRPPLRHVCLDIALKCAAHSQDEVRGKAVRLVAKRLYDLKYATEKIEQFAIESLVAVANEHTVDADINLKSLKESTAEIEVGSQGTSVSGSQIPDTEFSENDPFKTSSVSPKQSAVSVSEAKRRTSLFFALCTRRPSLLQHLFDVYGRSPKVVKQCIHWHMPNLIRNLGPSCPEMLNIIHNPPEGSEHLITLTLQTLTEDSNPSADLVAAVKQLYNTKLKDASILIPLLPSFPKEEVLPIFPRLVDLPLERFQDALARILQGTAHTGPALTPAEVLIAIHDINPEKDKVALKKVTDACTACFEQRTVFTQQVLEKSLNQLVDRIPIPLLFMRTVIQALDAFPALVDFVMGILSRLVNKQIWKMPKLWVGFLKLSFQTQPRSFDVLLQLPPPQLEFMLNKYPNLRTPLSSFVNQRNMHNTLPRQILNILGFLSEPQQAPMTFVPATLQTADATTSLPGATLM, from the exons ATGGAATTCGGAGCAGACGGCGCCCGGTGGCCGCAGCCGCGAGGCGATGCCGCcgaagcgccgccgccgccgggagaCCGCGGGGAGATTGCTTCGCCCCGCTTCGATTCGTCTCGTGCCCTAAG ATTGCTGAGAGAGCTTGACACAAATGTTACAGAAGATTTGGTTGTGCTGATGCCAAATTTGCTGTCATTTTTGAAGCATGATGATTCTGCGGTTGTTAAGAAATCTATAGCTAGGGGGACAAATTTATTTGCTGCTGTATTGGAAGAGATGACACTACAG GTTAACAAGTGCGGAAAACTTGAAACTTGGCTTGAAGACATGTGGGCTTGGATGAAGCAGTTCAAAGATGCAGTCTGTGGTgtgatgcatgag CCAGGCCCTATTGCAACTAAACTACTTGCTCTAAAGTTCATTGAAACATGGATTTTGTGTTGCGCACCTCAAGCCAACAGTGACCAAACACAGCCAACTGAAG GAAAAAACTGGAGATTTGATACTTCGCGATTATCTCAATTTCATCCTAGCCTTGATCCTGCTGTTTTGGAAGCTGATGCACATagagctctcctcctcctcttggatATTCTTCGAACAGCTTATGCCCATCGAGGGTCCTTCCTAGTTGGCACCATTAATTC TGTTGCAGCAGTTGTAAAGATCCGACCAATTTACTATGACCGCGTGTTGCCAGTGTTGCTTGATTTTGACCCTGGCTTGGAGACTGCAAAGGGGGCACATTCAGCAAGCCTGCGGTATGCCGTAAGAGCAGCTTTTTTGGGGTTTCTACGGAGTCCTCACCAGGCAATGATTGAG TCTAAAGACATATTAGTAAGGCGGCTGCGTGTTCTCAGCCCTGGTGAGGCAATGGAACAAAATATTAGGCAGGCAGAGAAGATGTCTAGAAATATAGAGCGTGCTTCTCGTGCTATCAAG GATGAGTCTACATCATGGGAGATGCCTTATGGAGATACTAATCGGAAGAAACCTGCTGCCCGATCAAGTGATATTCTTACTACGTCTGATGGCATAGCTAAgagagcaagatttgacatgtCTGCCACTTCAAATCTGCCAGTTCTGGGATCCTCTGAATATTCTGATATGCAGGCTGACAATGGTTCCAGTGTGGGTCATTCGTCTGATCCAGCCATATTGAATAACGACGTGTCTCCTGTCGAGAAGATGATTGAAATGATTGGTGCTTTACTTGCTGAAGGAGAAAGAGGAGCTGAATCCTTGGGTATTCTTGTGTCAACAGTAGAGGCAGATGTCATGGCTGACATTGTGATAGAAACAATGAAACATCTACCGGAAGCTTCATTTCATTTGGCAACAAATAACGGTGTCCAGCAACTGAATTTTAAATATTCCTCTGGTCTCGTAACACAAAACCTACCAGCCAATTCAGACTCTGCACTGTTCGCTGCAAAATCGACACCCACAGCAGATGGAGTCAGCATATCACCATCTGATGCCTTTGTTATGACTAGTGTTCATGATGCTAAGCGTGATCCAAGAAGG GACCCTCGTCGCCTCGATCCACGGCAGATAGTTTCACCTTCTGCTGTAAATTCGATACAGGTGAAGATGGAAACCAATAGTGTGCATCAAACAAATAATCTGTCGAACACACTCTACTCCAATTCTGGAAAGGCTGAAAACTATTCAGACTATTCAGGAGATTTACAAAAAAACGAAGATGAACAGCACTCAGCTTCTCAACCTAATCAAACAATTGGCAATGATAAGTTGGAGCTTCTGGATGTTGCCACTGAACCGGAGCCAACATCTGAAGTCGAGGCACCACTGGATGTCTGGATTCATTCTTCTGATGTTGATGAAGATATGGTGAAATCCATGTCTTCAGAAGTTATTTCCCTTGACGAATCTGATAGTATGGATTTAGAGGTTGACCCCTTTTTACCAGCTCCGGAGGCATCAACACCAGAGGACACCAATCATGACTTGCCAGTTATTACGTCTCAGTTGGAATTAAGTGAAAAAGGGAAAATCTCAATTAACAAACTAGCCATTGGGCGGATACTCGAAGATTACAAGAAAAATAGTCTCAATGCCAGATTTTCTTTGCTTGCCCATTTGATTGCGCAG AGTGCTGATGATGATAACATTATGGATTTGATTCAGGGGCACATTATCTTTCACTCTCGTGATCAGAAG GGGTATGAACTGGCAATGCATGTGTTGTATCAGCTACAGAGTATCAGTGTTGCTAATTCACCAGAAAGCACCTCCACTTCTAAACATTACGAGAAGTTCTTTATATCACTT GCGAGGTCCTTGATTGATTCACTGCCTGCTTCAGACAAGTCTTTTAGCAAACTTTTATGCGATGCACCATATCTACCTGAGTCTTCGTTTAGATTACTGGAGGATCTTTGCATGTCAGAAGACAACAGCCAACAATTAAAGGATGGGGATGGGGACCGTGTTAACCAAGGCCTGGGAACTGTATGGAGCCTTATCTTGGGTCGGCCTCCGCTTCGCCATGTTTGCTTGGATATTGCTCTGAAG TGTGCTGCCCACTCTCAAGATGAAGTCAGGGGAAAGGCAGTTAGATTG GTTGCAAAAAGGCTCTATGATCTAAAATATGCAACAGAAAAAATAGAGCAGTTTGCCATAGAGAGTCTTGTGGCAGTTGCTAATGAGCATACTGTGGACGCAGATATTAATTTGAAATCCTTGAAAGAATCTACAGCTGAG ATTGAGGTAGGCAGTCAGGGAACTTCAGTTAGTGGCTCCCAGATCCCAGATACTGAGTTTTCTGAAAATGACCCATTCAAGACATCATCGGTTTCACCAAAACAGTCAGCAGTATCTGTATCTGAGGCAAAACGCCGTACTTCTTTGTTCTTTGCACTTTGCACCAGG AGACCTAGTCTTCTTCAACATCTGTTCGATGTTTATGGAAGGTCTCCAAAAGTTGTCAAGCAG TGTATCCATTGGCATATGCCCAATCTTATAAGAAATCTGGGGCCCTCATGTCCTGAGATGCTGAACATAATTCATAATCCACCTGAAGGCAGTGAACATCTTATTACCTTG ACACTGCAAACATTGACCGAAGATTCAAATCCTTCAGCTGACCTAGTTGCTGCTGTTAAACAATTATATAATACCAAGCTGAAG GATGCATCTATTCTCATCCCCTTACTGCCTTCATTTCCAAAGGAGGAG GTATTGCCTATATTTCCTAGGCTAGTTGATCTCCCGCTTGAGAGATTCCAAGACGCACTTGCTCGGATATTGCAG GGAACTGCTCATACTGGTCCAGCATTGACTCCTGCTGAAGTTCTGATCGCAATTCATGATATTAACCCTGAAAAAGATAAAGTTGCCCTAAAGAAG GTCACGGATGCTTGCACGGCTTGCTTTGAGCAACGTACGGTATTTACTCAGCAGGTTTTGGAGAAGTCACTCAATCAATTG GTTGACAGAATACCAATTCCTCTTCTTTTTATGAGAACAGTTATTCAAGCGCTTGATGCTTTCCCTGCTTTG GTTGATTTTGTCATGGGAATACTCTCCAGGCTCGTCAATAAACAG ATATGGAAAATGCCAAAGCTATGGGTTGGGTTTTTAAAATTGTCATTCCAAACTCAGCCACGTTCTTTTGATGTCTTATTACAG CTACCTCCACCACAACTTGAGTTTATGTTGAATAAATATCCCAATCTTCGGACACCTCTTTCTTCCTTTGTTAATCAGCGGAATATGCATAACACCTTGCCCAG ACAGATTTTGAACATTCTGGGTTTTCTTAGTGAACCACAGCAGGCACCAATGACGTTTGTGCCTGCTACATTACAAACAGCGGATGCAACCACCTCTCTTCCTGGTGCAACCCTGATGTGA
- the LOC136450313 gene encoding uncharacterized protein isoform X2 yields the protein MEFGADGARWPQPRGDAAEAPPPPGDRGEIASPRFDSSRALRLLRELDTNVTEDLVVLMPNLLSFLKHDDSAVVKKSIARGTNLFAAVLEEMTLQVNKCGKLETWLEDMWAWMKQFKDAVCGVMHEPGPIATKLLALKFIETWILCCAPQANSDQTQPTEGKNWRFDTSRLSQFHPSLDPAVLEADAHRALLLLLDILRTAYAHRGSFLVGTINSVAAVVKIRPIYYDRVLPVLLDFDPGLETAKGAHSASLRYAVRAAFLGFLRSPHQAMIESKDILVRRLRVLSPGEAMEQNIRQAEKMSRNIERASRAIKDESTSWEMPYGDTNRKKPAARSSDILTTSDGIAKRARFDMSATSNLPVLGSSEYSDMQADNGSSVGHSSDPAILNNDVSPVEKMIEMIGALLAEGERGAESLGILVSTVEADVMADIVIETMKHLPEASFHLATNNGVQQLNFKYSSGLVTQNLPANSDSALFAAKSTPTADGVSISPSDAFVMTSVHDAKRDPRRDPRRLDPRQIVSPSAVNSIQVKMETNSVHQTNNLSNTLYSNSGKAENYSDYSGDLQKNEDEQHSASQPNQTIGNDKLELLDVATEPEPTSEVEAPLDVWIHSSDVDEDMVKSMSSEVISLDESDSMDLEVDPFLPAPEASTPEDTNHDLPVITSQLELSEKGKISINKLAIGRILEDYKKNSLNARFSLLAHLIAQSADDDNIMDLIQGHIIFHSRDQKGYELAMHVLYQLQSISVANSPESTSTSKHYEKFFISLARSLIDSLPASDKSFSKLLCDAPYLPESSFRLLEDLCMSEDNSQQLKDGDGDRVNQGLGTVWSLILGRPPLRHVCLDIALKCAAHSQDEVRGKAVRLVAKRLYDLKYATEKIEQFAIESLVAVANEHTVDADINLKSLKESTAEIEVGSQGTSVSGSQIPDTEFSENDPFKTSSVSPKQSAVSVSERPSLLQHLFDVYGRSPKVVKQCIHWHMPNLIRNLGPSCPEMLNIIHNPPEGSEHLITLTLQTLTEDSNPSADLVAAVKQLYNTKLKDASILIPLLPSFPKEEVLPIFPRLVDLPLERFQDALARILQGTAHTGPALTPAEVLIAIHDINPEKDKVALKKVTDACTACFEQRTVFTQQVLEKSLNQLVDRIPIPLLFMRTVIQALDAFPALVDFVMGILSRLVNKQIWKMPKLWVGFLKLSFQTQPRSFDVLLQLPPPQLEFMLNKYPNLRTPLSSFVNQRNMHNTLPRQILNILGFLSEPQQAPMTFVPATLQTADATTSLPGATLM from the exons ATGGAATTCGGAGCAGACGGCGCCCGGTGGCCGCAGCCGCGAGGCGATGCCGCcgaagcgccgccgccgccgggagaCCGCGGGGAGATTGCTTCGCCCCGCTTCGATTCGTCTCGTGCCCTAAG ATTGCTGAGAGAGCTTGACACAAATGTTACAGAAGATTTGGTTGTGCTGATGCCAAATTTGCTGTCATTTTTGAAGCATGATGATTCTGCGGTTGTTAAGAAATCTATAGCTAGGGGGACAAATTTATTTGCTGCTGTATTGGAAGAGATGACACTACAG GTTAACAAGTGCGGAAAACTTGAAACTTGGCTTGAAGACATGTGGGCTTGGATGAAGCAGTTCAAAGATGCAGTCTGTGGTgtgatgcatgag CCAGGCCCTATTGCAACTAAACTACTTGCTCTAAAGTTCATTGAAACATGGATTTTGTGTTGCGCACCTCAAGCCAACAGTGACCAAACACAGCCAACTGAAG GAAAAAACTGGAGATTTGATACTTCGCGATTATCTCAATTTCATCCTAGCCTTGATCCTGCTGTTTTGGAAGCTGATGCACATagagctctcctcctcctcttggatATTCTTCGAACAGCTTATGCCCATCGAGGGTCCTTCCTAGTTGGCACCATTAATTC TGTTGCAGCAGTTGTAAAGATCCGACCAATTTACTATGACCGCGTGTTGCCAGTGTTGCTTGATTTTGACCCTGGCTTGGAGACTGCAAAGGGGGCACATTCAGCAAGCCTGCGGTATGCCGTAAGAGCAGCTTTTTTGGGGTTTCTACGGAGTCCTCACCAGGCAATGATTGAG TCTAAAGACATATTAGTAAGGCGGCTGCGTGTTCTCAGCCCTGGTGAGGCAATGGAACAAAATATTAGGCAGGCAGAGAAGATGTCTAGAAATATAGAGCGTGCTTCTCGTGCTATCAAG GATGAGTCTACATCATGGGAGATGCCTTATGGAGATACTAATCGGAAGAAACCTGCTGCCCGATCAAGTGATATTCTTACTACGTCTGATGGCATAGCTAAgagagcaagatttgacatgtCTGCCACTTCAAATCTGCCAGTTCTGGGATCCTCTGAATATTCTGATATGCAGGCTGACAATGGTTCCAGTGTGGGTCATTCGTCTGATCCAGCCATATTGAATAACGACGTGTCTCCTGTCGAGAAGATGATTGAAATGATTGGTGCTTTACTTGCTGAAGGAGAAAGAGGAGCTGAATCCTTGGGTATTCTTGTGTCAACAGTAGAGGCAGATGTCATGGCTGACATTGTGATAGAAACAATGAAACATCTACCGGAAGCTTCATTTCATTTGGCAACAAATAACGGTGTCCAGCAACTGAATTTTAAATATTCCTCTGGTCTCGTAACACAAAACCTACCAGCCAATTCAGACTCTGCACTGTTCGCTGCAAAATCGACACCCACAGCAGATGGAGTCAGCATATCACCATCTGATGCCTTTGTTATGACTAGTGTTCATGATGCTAAGCGTGATCCAAGAAGG GACCCTCGTCGCCTCGATCCACGGCAGATAGTTTCACCTTCTGCTGTAAATTCGATACAGGTGAAGATGGAAACCAATAGTGTGCATCAAACAAATAATCTGTCGAACACACTCTACTCCAATTCTGGAAAGGCTGAAAACTATTCAGACTATTCAGGAGATTTACAAAAAAACGAAGATGAACAGCACTCAGCTTCTCAACCTAATCAAACAATTGGCAATGATAAGTTGGAGCTTCTGGATGTTGCCACTGAACCGGAGCCAACATCTGAAGTCGAGGCACCACTGGATGTCTGGATTCATTCTTCTGATGTTGATGAAGATATGGTGAAATCCATGTCTTCAGAAGTTATTTCCCTTGACGAATCTGATAGTATGGATTTAGAGGTTGACCCCTTTTTACCAGCTCCGGAGGCATCAACACCAGAGGACACCAATCATGACTTGCCAGTTATTACGTCTCAGTTGGAATTAAGTGAAAAAGGGAAAATCTCAATTAACAAACTAGCCATTGGGCGGATACTCGAAGATTACAAGAAAAATAGTCTCAATGCCAGATTTTCTTTGCTTGCCCATTTGATTGCGCAG AGTGCTGATGATGATAACATTATGGATTTGATTCAGGGGCACATTATCTTTCACTCTCGTGATCAGAAG GGGTATGAACTGGCAATGCATGTGTTGTATCAGCTACAGAGTATCAGTGTTGCTAATTCACCAGAAAGCACCTCCACTTCTAAACATTACGAGAAGTTCTTTATATCACTT GCGAGGTCCTTGATTGATTCACTGCCTGCTTCAGACAAGTCTTTTAGCAAACTTTTATGCGATGCACCATATCTACCTGAGTCTTCGTTTAGATTACTGGAGGATCTTTGCATGTCAGAAGACAACAGCCAACAATTAAAGGATGGGGATGGGGACCGTGTTAACCAAGGCCTGGGAACTGTATGGAGCCTTATCTTGGGTCGGCCTCCGCTTCGCCATGTTTGCTTGGATATTGCTCTGAAG TGTGCTGCCCACTCTCAAGATGAAGTCAGGGGAAAGGCAGTTAGATTG GTTGCAAAAAGGCTCTATGATCTAAAATATGCAACAGAAAAAATAGAGCAGTTTGCCATAGAGAGTCTTGTGGCAGTTGCTAATGAGCATACTGTGGACGCAGATATTAATTTGAAATCCTTGAAAGAATCTACAGCTGAG ATTGAGGTAGGCAGTCAGGGAACTTCAGTTAGTGGCTCCCAGATCCCAGATACTGAGTTTTCTGAAAATGACCCATTCAAGACATCATCGGTTTCACCAAAACAGTCAGCAGTATCTGTATCTGAG AGACCTAGTCTTCTTCAACATCTGTTCGATGTTTATGGAAGGTCTCCAAAAGTTGTCAAGCAG TGTATCCATTGGCATATGCCCAATCTTATAAGAAATCTGGGGCCCTCATGTCCTGAGATGCTGAACATAATTCATAATCCACCTGAAGGCAGTGAACATCTTATTACCTTG ACACTGCAAACATTGACCGAAGATTCAAATCCTTCAGCTGACCTAGTTGCTGCTGTTAAACAATTATATAATACCAAGCTGAAG GATGCATCTATTCTCATCCCCTTACTGCCTTCATTTCCAAAGGAGGAG GTATTGCCTATATTTCCTAGGCTAGTTGATCTCCCGCTTGAGAGATTCCAAGACGCACTTGCTCGGATATTGCAG GGAACTGCTCATACTGGTCCAGCATTGACTCCTGCTGAAGTTCTGATCGCAATTCATGATATTAACCCTGAAAAAGATAAAGTTGCCCTAAAGAAG GTCACGGATGCTTGCACGGCTTGCTTTGAGCAACGTACGGTATTTACTCAGCAGGTTTTGGAGAAGTCACTCAATCAATTG GTTGACAGAATACCAATTCCTCTTCTTTTTATGAGAACAGTTATTCAAGCGCTTGATGCTTTCCCTGCTTTG GTTGATTTTGTCATGGGAATACTCTCCAGGCTCGTCAATAAACAG ATATGGAAAATGCCAAAGCTATGGGTTGGGTTTTTAAAATTGTCATTCCAAACTCAGCCACGTTCTTTTGATGTCTTATTACAG CTACCTCCACCACAACTTGAGTTTATGTTGAATAAATATCCCAATCTTCGGACACCTCTTTCTTCCTTTGTTAATCAGCGGAATATGCATAACACCTTGCCCAG ACAGATTTTGAACATTCTGGGTTTTCTTAGTGAACCACAGCAGGCACCAATGACGTTTGTGCCTGCTACATTACAAACAGCGGATGCAACCACCTCTCTTCCTGGTGCAACCCTGATGTGA